In Zhaonella formicivorans, one DNA window encodes the following:
- the hepT gene encoding type VII toxin-antitoxin system HepT family RNase toxin, with product MPVDKLLVKQRLALIAEYLEELRELARMPKEEFLKIRNSSSAESFLRRSLEAIFDIGRHILAKNGGINIAQEYKGIARGLGDKGIISEDLAEQLVKMAGYRNRFVHLYHQVSDEELYEIIQDNLKDIARFKNQILEYITKNRT from the coding sequence ATGCCCGTTGACAAACTGCTGGTCAAACAAAGGCTTGCCCTGATTGCTGAGTATTTAGAAGAATTAAGAGAACTGGCTCGTATGCCTAAAGAAGAATTTTTAAAGATACGCAATTCTTCTTCTGCTGAAAGCTTCCTCAGGCGTTCACTGGAAGCAATTTTTGATATTGGACGACATATTTTGGCTAAAAACGGAGGAATAAATATTGCTCAAGAGTATAAAGGAATAGCTCGCGGGTTGGGAGATAAAGGAATTATAAGTGAGGATTTGGCTGAGCAACTAGTCAAAATGGCGGGCTATCGGAACAGGTTCGTCCACCTTTATCACCAGGTTTCTGATGAAGAATTATATGAGATTATCCAGGATAATTTGAAAGATATAGCAAGGTTTAAAAACCAAATCTTGGAGTACATAACCAAGAACAGAACATAA
- a CDS encoding S-layer homology domain-containing protein: MKKMRKIISLIVALAFLFSIAVPAMAAEPTAAEKAGNKLLSLGVIEGYPGGGLGLDKTITRAEITVILAKSTGMKDAAELLKSTPSKFSDVKPGEWYTGWINLAAAQGWVKGDPQGTFRPNDPVSYREIVTMLMKILGYNDNLPGDWPVDYLVKAAALEITKDVAFDAKAPAVRGDVFQFASKTLETKIVSYDKDNDKFNESADTLLSKYFDSGTVVDKVVVKSVTKVNGKIKLNGIEMTADAKIVGAADAAGLQDKYVKYILTDGKISYVEVKDGSSVVEGVYVSTVNSIAENASIKIKVGSDEKTYKFGKDAVASIVYKDEVVDFSKEGVAAADVIKLTLDKDGKVVGLRAIDVDTLANMKDAIVKSVDAAKLKITAKRGDDWNLDEDADDYNYVVVKDGKFVDFSDIKENDIVYDFGSVYDVDNYFVVIGKKVEGTFESVSKFSGTDVTQIKVDGKKYDFSGVWSTDNGDDFNATTMQLSDAKDFIGKNVVLGFGINPNSPVYLAGDIDTSEDSYKYALLIKRLPDVPSSTGTNDYLRFLLADGTKVSYLVTDDSADLAQTAVTSDVYDYALVKFTLDSDGAIDKFEVVSLASAMTLDITDVKDNTRVYYNSSWLTANNNTVVFRVYNDDLEEKAVTSSFSSLYSYIDDGQTLVDTYAYVKDGVVKYIVVKDRTALASSTMYAIYTGSGYNKDGYTITLNVKGESKTYNVKADADPGLTKYRLVSYTLVDGKTANEAVYSVFSPTKAVTKINSSANMVEIDNVWYTINSDSVIYDVTDDEVNVIGLSGIATDDIVVQLKAKDGVIEYLVIDND, translated from the coding sequence ATGAAGAAGATGAGAAAAATCATCTCTCTAATCGTTGCACTGGCTTTCCTCTTCAGCATCGCAGTTCCAGCAATGGCAGCCGAGCCGACAGCTGCTGAAAAAGCCGGCAACAAACTTCTATCCTTAGGCGTTATTGAAGGCTATCCTGGTGGAGGACTTGGTCTTGACAAAACCATTACCCGCGCTGAAATTACAGTAATCTTAGCTAAATCAACCGGAATGAAAGATGCTGCTGAACTCTTAAAGAGCACTCCTTCTAAGTTCAGCGACGTTAAACCTGGTGAGTGGTACACAGGCTGGATTAACTTAGCCGCTGCTCAAGGTTGGGTTAAAGGTGACCCACAAGGTACTTTCCGTCCGAACGATCCTGTTTCCTACAGAGAAATCGTAACTATGTTAATGAAAATCTTAGGGTATAATGATAACCTACCTGGTGATTGGCCAGTAGATTATCTCGTTAAAGCTGCTGCTTTAGAAATTACTAAAGATGTAGCTTTCGATGCTAAAGCTCCTGCTGTTCGTGGCGATGTGTTCCAATTCGCTTCTAAAACATTGGAAACCAAGATTGTTTCTTACGATAAAGACAATGATAAATTCAATGAGTCTGCTGATACTCTTTTGAGCAAGTACTTTGACAGTGGAACAGTCGTAGACAAAGTAGTTGTTAAGTCTGTGACTAAAGTTAACGGCAAAATAAAGCTTAATGGCATCGAAATGACTGCTGATGCTAAAATCGTCGGCGCAGCTGACGCAGCTGGCTTACAAGATAAATATGTGAAGTATATTTTGACTGATGGCAAGATTAGCTACGTAGAAGTTAAAGACGGTTCTTCAGTAGTTGAAGGCGTATACGTTTCAACAGTTAACAGCATTGCTGAGAATGCCAGCATCAAGATTAAAGTTGGTTCTGACGAAAAGACTTATAAGTTTGGCAAAGACGCAGTCGCTAGTATTGTTTACAAAGATGAAGTTGTTGATTTTAGTAAAGAGGGCGTTGCTGCAGCCGATGTTATTAAATTGACTCTTGATAAAGATGGTAAAGTAGTCGGTTTAAGAGCAATTGATGTTGATACACTTGCTAACATGAAAGACGCTATTGTTAAGTCCGTTGACGCCGCAAAATTGAAAATCACAGCTAAGCGTGGCGATGACTGGAATTTAGATGAGGATGCTGATGACTATAACTATGTAGTAGTTAAAGACGGCAAATTTGTAGATTTCAGTGACATCAAGGAAAATGATATTGTTTATGATTTTGGTAGCGTTTATGATGTAGACAATTACTTTGTAGTAATTGGCAAAAAAGTAGAAGGCACCTTTGAATCTGTTTCGAAATTTAGTGGCACAGATGTTACACAAATCAAAGTTGATGGCAAGAAGTATGACTTCTCCGGCGTTTGGTCTACAGATAACGGTGATGACTTCAATGCTACAACAATGCAGTTGAGCGATGCCAAAGATTTCATCGGTAAGAATGTAGTACTTGGCTTTGGAATTAATCCTAACAGCCCAGTATATCTAGCTGGTGATATTGACACCTCTGAAGACTCTTATAAATACGCTTTATTAATCAAGAGATTACCCGATGTGCCGAGCAGTACAGGAACTAATGATTATCTAAGATTCCTGCTTGCTGATGGAACAAAAGTTTCTTATCTTGTCACTGATGATTCTGCTGATTTAGCACAAACTGCTGTAACAAGTGATGTTTATGATTATGCTCTTGTTAAGTTCACTTTAGACAGTGATGGTGCTATTGACAAGTTTGAGGTAGTATCTCTTGCAAGTGCCATGACTCTTGATATTACAGATGTTAAGGACAATACTAGAGTATACTATAACAGTTCTTGGTTAACTGCTAACAACAATACTGTTGTCTTTAGAGTTTACAATGATGATTTAGAAGAGAAAGCTGTAACCTCTAGCTTCTCCTCGCTGTATAGCTATATTGATGACGGCCAGACCTTAGTTGATACTTATGCATATGTTAAAGATGGCGTTGTCAAGTATATCGTTGTTAAAGACCGGACAGCTTTAGCTTCTTCTACCATGTATGCTATCTACACTGGTAGTGGCTATAATAAAGATGGTTACACCATTACCTTAAACGTTAAAGGTGAAAGCAAGACATACAATGTTAAAGCCGATGCAGATCCAGGCTTAACTAAATATCGTCTTGTATCTTACACCTTAGTTGATGGTAAGACTGCTAACGAAGCAGTTTACAGTGTATTCAGCCCAACTAAAGCGGTTACCAAGATTAATAGCTCTGCCAACATGGTCGAAATTGATAATGTTTGGTACACTATTAACTCTGATTCAGTTATCTACGATGTAACTGATGATGAAGTAAATGTTATTGGTCTGAGTGGCATTGCAACTGATGACATAGTAGTTCAGTTGAAAGCTAAAGATGGTGTTATCGAATACTTAGTAATCGATAACGACTAA
- a CDS encoding WecB/TagA/CpsF family glycosyltransferase, with the protein MRVDILGTKVDQVTMQQALEKVEEYIKNREHRHIITLNAEIIYRAQHEPKLKEVINAADLVTPDGAGVVWASQKLGNPLPERVTGIDLMLEIVKEAAVKGWKIYLYGAAPGVAELAAENLKQKYKNLKIVGTQNGFIPSNEMPALLADIKAKDPDILFVALGAPRQEYWIREHLEELNVPVSIGVGGSFDVIAGKVKRAPKIFQNMKLEWLYRLIKEPRRFGRMLALPKFALKIMQETRKKQRSK; encoded by the coding sequence ATGAGAGTAGACATCCTGGGGACCAAAGTTGATCAAGTGACAATGCAACAGGCCCTGGAAAAAGTCGAGGAGTACATTAAAAATCGAGAGCACCGACATATAATCACCCTGAACGCCGAAATAATTTACCGGGCGCAGCATGAACCAAAGCTTAAAGAAGTAATAAATGCGGCGGACCTGGTAACGCCCGACGGAGCCGGTGTGGTCTGGGCCTCGCAAAAACTCGGCAATCCCCTTCCCGAAAGAGTCACCGGCATCGATTTGATGCTGGAGATAGTTAAGGAAGCAGCCGTCAAGGGTTGGAAAATCTACCTCTACGGGGCCGCTCCCGGTGTAGCGGAGCTGGCTGCCGAAAATTTAAAGCAAAAATATAAAAATTTAAAGATAGTGGGAACCCAAAACGGCTTTATTCCGTCTAATGAAATGCCGGCCCTTTTGGCTGATATCAAGGCCAAAGACCCCGACATCCTCTTTGTAGCCCTGGGTGCTCCCAGGCAGGAGTACTGGATCCGGGAACATTTGGAGGAACTGAATGTACCCGTCTCCATAGGGGTAGGGGGGAGCTTCGACGTCATCGCCGGCAAAGTAAAAAGAGCCCCCAAAATATTTCAAAACATGAAACTGGAGTGGCTCTACAGGCTCATCAAGGAACCCCGCCGCTTTGGCAGGATGCTGGCATTGCCCAAATTTGCCCTGAAAATTATGCAAGAAACCAGAAAAAAACAGCGTAGTAAATAG
- a CDS encoding LCP family protein, which yields MADNYDSDFWYDVSQPKKRIKRKKGIPWIPTIIMLIVVFSIFTYGGYRFAEWWLNKSYASGGEKLPSEEILPDDKRLNVLLLGVDQRGNEPARSDTIIVAFLDLKKPDVKLLSIPRDTRVDIPGRGKQKLNHSHAFGGPELTAQVVSDLLGVDIDKYVEVNFENFEKIIDTLGGIEMNVEKRMLYKAEGIDLQPGLQRLNGHDALGYVRYRSDGDDTTRIKRQQKFLKELAEETIKLSTVWKLPKLVSEVNASVKTNLSTKEMLALANVMRKTDTSAIEGTMLPGTPEYIGGISYWLADEEEVKKLVDIYTGKVQPEPESSESTTSDAGNQL from the coding sequence ATGGCTGACAATTACGATAGCGATTTCTGGTACGATGTGTCCCAACCCAAAAAAAGAATCAAAAGAAAAAAAGGTATTCCCTGGATACCTACCATAATAATGCTGATTGTTGTCTTTTCAATCTTTACTTACGGCGGCTACCGCTTTGCCGAGTGGTGGTTAAATAAGAGCTATGCTTCCGGCGGTGAAAAACTGCCTTCCGAAGAAATACTGCCCGACGACAAGCGCCTGAATGTGCTGCTTTTGGGAGTGGACCAGCGGGGTAACGAACCTGCCCGTTCCGATACCATCATAGTGGCTTTTCTGGACCTGAAAAAGCCCGATGTCAAGCTTTTATCCATTCCCAGGGATACCAGGGTGGATATCCCCGGGCGCGGCAAACAAAAACTCAACCATTCCCATGCCTTTGGCGGCCCCGAACTTACGGCCCAAGTAGTTAGTGATTTATTAGGCGTGGATATCGATAAATATGTGGAAGTAAACTTTGAGAACTTCGAGAAGATCATCGATACCTTAGGCGGCATCGAGATGAATGTGGAGAAACGGATGCTATATAAGGCAGAAGGCATCGATTTGCAGCCCGGCCTGCAGAGGTTAAACGGCCACGATGCCCTGGGCTACGTCCGCTACCGTAGCGATGGCGACGATACCACCAGGATAAAACGCCAGCAGAAGTTCTTAAAAGAGCTGGCAGAAGAAACAATTAAACTCAGCACTGTCTGGAAACTGCCTAAACTGGTCAGCGAAGTAAATGCAAGCGTGAAGACCAATCTGTCAACGAAAGAAATGCTGGCCCTGGCCAATGTTATGCGCAAAACAGATACCTCGGCTATCGAGGGTACCATGCTGCCGGGGACACCGGAATACATCGGCGGCATCAGCTACTGGCTGGCTGACGAAGAAGAGGTTAAGAAGCTGGTGGACATCTATACCGGTAAAGTGCAGCCCGAACCCGAATCCTCGGAAAGCACGACCTCTGACGCCGGCAATCAGCTTTAA
- a CDS encoding copper amine oxidase N-terminal domain-containing protein, with protein MNIKRFFIISLAVIILGYAVGSAVADQPLPGSDADPIVTKSYVDNYINSAISGLQQEIDKLKVQVAELEEKVKGQKSVKKETITLRIGSKTAFVGEKEVQLDAAPYLHNGTTMLPFAFIGEALGAKVGWVGEAKTVSFESGQNRIELQIGSKAALVNGTIVELDAPPVIKSNRTLVPLRFVSENLGAKVEWVKETKTIKITP; from the coding sequence ATGAATATCAAGCGTTTCTTTATAATTAGTCTCGCCGTGATTATCCTCGGCTACGCTGTAGGCAGTGCTGTGGCAGACCAGCCTCTGCCCGGCAGCGATGCCGACCCTATAGTTACCAAGAGCTACGTGGACAATTACATCAATAGCGCCATAAGCGGACTGCAGCAAGAAATAGATAAATTAAAAGTACAAGTAGCTGAGCTGGAAGAAAAAGTAAAGGGGCAAAAGAGTGTCAAAAAAGAAACAATAACGCTCCGGATCGGAAGCAAAACAGCTTTTGTAGGGGAAAAGGAAGTTCAGCTGGATGCAGCGCCCTATTTACATAACGGCACAACCATGCTGCCCTTTGCCTTCATTGGCGAGGCCCTGGGCGCCAAAGTGGGCTGGGTAGGGGAGGCCAAAACCGTGTCCTTTGAATCAGGACAAAACAGGATTGAACTGCAAATTGGCTCCAAAGCCGCCCTGGTCAACGGGACTATTGTGGAACTGGATGCCCCCCCGGTTATCAAAAGCAACCGCACTCTGGTTCCCCTGCGCTTTGTTTCCGAAAACCTCGGCGCCAAAGTGGAGTGGGTAAAGGAGACCAAAACCATAAAAATAACACCTTAG
- a CDS encoding rod shape-determining protein — MFGFGMDIGVDLGTASVLVYLKGKGIVLNEPSVVAIDKTSGQLIAVGEEARRMLGRTPGNIVAIRPLREGVIADYDTTERMLRYFIDKACGRKFLFKPRVMVCIPSGVTGVEERAVREAALQAGAKQAYLIEEPLAAALGAGLDISEASGSMVVDIGGGTTDVAVLSLGGVVLSKSLRVGGDKFDEAIVRYIRREYNLMIGERTAEEMKIQIGTAYPAGKKGNTSMDIRGRDLVSGLPKTITVTSDEANQALFEPVEAVIGAVKEVLERTPPELSADIINRGIVMTGGGSLLDGLDTLLQEETGLPVYVADDAISCVALGTGKALSMLNVLQKSGVLSKKVI; from the coding sequence ATGTTTGGTTTTGGGATGGACATCGGGGTAGATTTGGGTACAGCCAGCGTACTTGTTTACCTGAAAGGCAAGGGAATAGTCCTGAATGAACCATCGGTAGTAGCTATCGATAAGACCTCCGGGCAGTTAATCGCAGTAGGCGAGGAAGCCCGCCGGATGCTCGGCCGGACCCCAGGTAATATCGTAGCCATTCGCCCGTTGCGGGAAGGCGTCATTGCAGATTATGACACAACGGAACGGATGCTCCGTTACTTTATAGATAAGGCCTGCGGCAGAAAATTCCTTTTTAAGCCCCGGGTAATGGTCTGCATACCCTCCGGGGTGACCGGAGTGGAAGAGAGAGCGGTCAGGGAAGCAGCCCTGCAGGCCGGGGCCAAACAGGCCTACTTGATCGAAGAACCCCTCGCCGCTGCATTGGGAGCCGGCTTGGATATTTCGGAAGCCAGCGGCAGCATGGTAGTGGACATCGGCGGCGGTACTACCGACGTGGCGGTGCTGTCCCTGGGAGGCGTGGTCTTGTCCAAGTCCCTGCGGGTTGGCGGCGACAAATTTGATGAGGCCATCGTGCGCTACATCCGCCGGGAGTATAACCTGATGATTGGCGAAAGAACGGCAGAAGAGATGAAAATCCAGATCGGAACCGCTTACCCTGCCGGCAAAAAGGGAAACACCTCCATGGACATCCGGGGCCGGGATTTGGTCAGCGGCCTGCCCAAAACCATTACGGTCACCTCCGATGAAGCTAACCAGGCCCTGTTTGAGCCGGTGGAAGCTGTAATAGGGGCGGTGAAAGAAGTATTGGAAAGGACCCCGCCCGAACTTTCCGCCGATATTATAAACAGAGGCATTGTAATGACCGGCGGCGGCTCCCTTTTAGACGGCCTGGACACCCTGCTCCAGGAGGAGACAGGCTTACCCGTCTATGTGGCCGATGACGCCATCTCCTGCGTGGCGTTAGGCACCGGCAAAGCCCTCAGCATGCTCAACGTCCTGCAGAAAAGCGGCGTGTTGTCGAAAAAAGTTATATAA
- the spoIIID gene encoding sporulation transcriptional regulator SpoIIID, with amino-acid sequence MQDYIRQRVLDISNYIIQSNSTVRQTAAVFGVSKSTVHKDVTERLPQINEGLANQVRIVLEQNKAERHLRGGEATRKKYKENEVS; translated from the coding sequence ATGCAAGACTATATCCGCCAAAGGGTGCTGGATATCAGCAATTATATCATTCAATCCAACTCTACTGTCCGTCAAACCGCGGCAGTATTTGGCGTAAGCAAAAGTACCGTCCATAAAGACGTAACAGAACGCTTACCGCAGATAAATGAAGGATTGGCCAACCAAGTGCGTATCGTTTTAGAACAAAATAAAGCGGAACGGCACCTGCGCGGCGGAGAGGCAACACGGAAAAAATACAAAGAAAATGAAGTTTCTTAA
- a CDS encoding ATP-binding protein yields the protein MERLIMQELLQWKNSRHRKPLILKGVRQVGKTWLLKEFARRYYENIAYFNFDEHPEYKQFFENTKDVERILQNLMMASGQTIKPDKPEATLIVFDEIQECPNALNTLKYFCENTPHYHVACAGSLLGIALSKPASFPVGKVDFLEIGPMTFTEFLMANGDGNLAAYMDSIDRIEPIPDAFFNPLYEKLKMYFVTGGMPESVRSWTEDRDVELMQQVLSNILGAYERDFAKHPDPKDFPKISLIWKSIPSQLARENKKFIYKVVKEGARAREYEDALQWLCDANLTYKIYRSSAPGLPISAYDDLSAFKLYMVDVGLLRRLSLLAPSAFGEGNRLFVEFKGALSENYVLQALRNQFEAMPRYWTMDNPRYEVDFLIQRENDILPVEVKSESNVESKSLKKFKEKYGDKVKLRVRFSLNNLRLDDDLLNIPMFMADYADKLIGMALKQQEKN from the coding sequence GTGGAAAGGCTGATCATGCAGGAGTTGCTGCAGTGGAAAAATTCCAGGCACCGGAAACCGCTCATTTTAAAGGGTGTCCGGCAGGTGGGCAAGACATGGCTGCTTAAAGAATTTGCCAGACGTTATTATGAAAATATTGCGTATTTTAACTTTGATGAACACCCGGAATACAAGCAGTTTTTTGAAAACACAAAGGATGTGGAGCGGATTTTACAAAACTTGATGATGGCCAGCGGCCAAACCATCAAGCCGGATAAGCCGGAGGCCACACTCATAGTCTTCGATGAGATCCAGGAATGTCCTAATGCTCTGAATACACTTAAATATTTCTGCGAAAACACACCCCACTATCATGTAGCCTGTGCAGGTTCTCTTCTGGGCATTGCCTTGTCTAAGCCTGCTTCTTTTCCTGTAGGCAAAGTAGACTTCTTGGAAATTGGGCCTATGACCTTTACTGAATTTTTAATGGCCAATGGTGACGGCAATCTTGCCGCTTACATGGACAGCATCGACAGGATTGAGCCAATTCCGGATGCCTTCTTCAACCCACTCTATGAAAAGCTCAAGATGTATTTTGTTACAGGTGGAATGCCGGAATCTGTCAGATCCTGGACGGAAGACCGGGATGTTGAACTTATGCAGCAGGTGCTGTCCAATATTTTGGGGGCCTACGAACGGGACTTTGCCAAGCATCCTGATCCCAAGGACTTTCCTAAAATATCGCTCATCTGGAAGTCAATACCTTCTCAGCTGGCCAGGGAGAACAAAAAGTTCATCTATAAAGTTGTCAAGGAAGGCGCCCGGGCCAGAGAATATGAGGATGCATTGCAGTGGCTTTGCGATGCCAACCTGACTTATAAGATATACCGCAGCAGTGCGCCGGGACTGCCGATTTCCGCTTATGACGATTTGTCTGCCTTCAAGCTTTATATGGTGGACGTGGGGCTCTTGCGCCGTCTGTCGCTTTTGGCGCCTTCCGCTTTCGGCGAAGGCAACCGGCTGTTTGTGGAGTTTAAAGGAGCGCTCAGCGAGAATTATGTGCTGCAGGCATTGAGAAACCAGTTTGAAGCTATGCCTCGGTATTGGACGATGGACAATCCCCGGTATGAAGTGGATTTTCTGATCCAGAGAGAAAACGATATTTTGCCCGTAGAGGTTAAATCGGAAAGCAATGTCGAAAGCAAAAGCCTGAAGAAGTTTAAAGAAAAATACGGTGACAAGGTCAAGCTCCGTGTCCGTTTTTCATTGAACAATCTGCGGCTGGACGATGATCTGTTGAATATTCCGATGTTCATGGCCGATTATGCCGACAAACTCATCGGGATGGCGTTGAAGCAGCAGGAGAAGAATTAA
- a CDS encoding M23 family metallopeptidase: MQKPLPDFKGYKKIINLKFLHLNIPKFKELKPPVLYPPLYVLFFGLIVSAVVLGITAYWENKLAPVAYKTDNLETAAPQETEVIFINPPSAGERAGVSLKPPVKTENKQTPVAAPASAPVKEETKEPDLNGMLQPVQGQIGQGFAFVYSQVHEDYRLHPGVDFIAQKGSPVKAALSGKVEKVEQLSDGGYKVTLTHGAGWQTVYSALETELQQGQQVDQGTTLGRLVGETPGEPDQGSHLHFELRKSGKAVNPAEYLR, from the coding sequence ATGCAAAAGCCCCTGCCTGATTTCAAGGGCTACAAAAAAATCATCAACTTAAAATTTTTACATCTGAACATACCCAAATTCAAGGAATTGAAACCGCCGGTATTATATCCGCCTTTATACGTCTTATTCTTCGGCTTGATAGTTTCCGCTGTAGTGCTTGGGATCACTGCCTACTGGGAAAACAAGCTGGCGCCTGTAGCCTATAAGACCGACAACCTGGAGACCGCTGCACCTCAGGAGACAGAAGTAATTTTTATTAATCCACCCTCTGCCGGGGAGCGGGCTGGGGTATCCCTCAAGCCACCGGTAAAAACGGAAAACAAACAAACACCGGTGGCAGCCCCGGCAAGCGCTCCGGTTAAGGAGGAAACTAAGGAGCCAGATTTAAACGGCATGCTGCAGCCAGTGCAGGGCCAAATCGGACAGGGATTTGCTTTTGTCTACTCCCAGGTGCATGAAGATTACCGCCTCCACCCCGGCGTGGACTTTATTGCCCAAAAGGGCAGCCCGGTTAAAGCAGCCCTTTCCGGTAAGGTCGAAAAAGTCGAACAACTGTCCGATGGAGGGTACAAAGTTACTCTTACCCACGGTGCAGGCTGGCAAACAGTCTACAGTGCGCTGGAGACCGAACTGCAGCAAGGGCAGCAGGTGGACCAGGGAACGACTCTGGGTCGGCTGGTAGGCGAAACCCCCGGCGAACCGGACCAGGGATCGCACCTGCACTTTGAACTCCGCAAGAGCGGAAAAGCAGTAAATCCGGCTGAATACCTGCGGTAG
- the spoIID gene encoding stage II sporulation protein D yields MKRLIALVVCLLIFALIALPALVVLNGESPKVKVKATGPMLRVLNHATKKIETIPLEEYLVGVVAAEMPALFEPEALKAQAVAARTYALKKMQLSRKSPNPHHQDADVCTDPGHCQGWLSEKEMKKKWGLLRYALNHKKIAEAVEKTAGIVLVYQGKLIDPVYHSTGVGRTENSEDVWQFAIPYLKSVPSPGDKESPKFQTTVTLSLAQVDKALGTNLQAVPAAKINSGSQGTLKVLEKTGTGRVKSIQAGDKTFSGEEFRRRLGLNSSKFEWKAERDKITFTVTGYGHGVGMSQYGANAMAKAGKNYKQILSHYYTGTELRKYVSDKGK; encoded by the coding sequence GTGAAACGGTTAATTGCACTGGTAGTTTGTCTCCTGATTTTCGCCCTGATCGCCCTCCCGGCCTTGGTAGTGCTAAACGGTGAAAGCCCAAAAGTAAAAGTTAAGGCGACCGGTCCTATGCTCCGCGTCTTAAACCATGCCACTAAAAAAATTGAAACTATACCCCTGGAAGAGTACCTGGTTGGAGTGGTGGCCGCCGAAATGCCCGCCCTCTTTGAACCGGAAGCGCTGAAAGCCCAGGCAGTGGCTGCCCGCACCTATGCCCTAAAAAAGATGCAACTCAGCAGGAAAAGCCCCAACCCTCACCACCAAGACGCCGACGTCTGCACCGACCCCGGCCACTGCCAGGGCTGGCTGTCGGAAAAGGAAATGAAAAAGAAATGGGGATTACTGAGGTACGCCCTTAATCATAAAAAAATAGCGGAAGCTGTAGAGAAAACCGCCGGAATTGTCCTGGTTTACCAGGGCAAACTCATTGACCCTGTTTATCATTCCACCGGTGTGGGACGGACCGAAAACTCGGAGGATGTGTGGCAGTTTGCCATTCCTTATTTAAAGAGCGTTCCCTCCCCTGGGGATAAAGAGTCGCCAAAGTTTCAAACTACAGTGACCTTATCTTTGGCCCAGGTGGACAAAGCGCTGGGCACCAACTTGCAAGCAGTACCCGCAGCCAAGATCAACAGCGGGTCCCAGGGTACCCTGAAAGTGTTGGAAAAGACAGGCACCGGCAGGGTTAAGTCCATCCAGGCGGGGGATAAAACCTTCTCCGGGGAAGAATTCCGCCGCCGGCTGGGACTCAATTCCTCCAAATTTGAGTGGAAAGCGGAAAGGGACAAGATCACCTTTACCGTCACCGGCTACGGCCACGGCGTGGGCATGAGCCAGTACGGCGCCAATGCCATGGCTAAAGCAGGCAAGAACTACAAGCAGATCCTCAGCCACTATTACACCGGCACCGAATTGAGAAAATATGTAAGCGATAAGGGGAAATAA
- a CDS encoding nucleotidyltransferase domain-containing protein, giving the protein MFKTADLIDETIAAYLKALNKMGVTISSAYLYGSQAEGTADSDSDIDLIVVSPVFSNMPLWQRLEILGDALAEVMKPIEVIAYSPSEFEMKKNVKTSFLHHILAKTDTKKIIQKQ; this is encoded by the coding sequence GTGTTTAAAACAGCAGATCTGATAGATGAAACTATTGCTGCATATTTGAAGGCTTTAAATAAAATGGGAGTTACTATCTCCAGTGCTTATTTATACGGTTCACAGGCAGAAGGGACTGCCGACTCAGATAGCGATATTGATCTTATTGTAGTTTCACCTGTATTTTCAAATATGCCTTTATGGCAACGTCTAGAAATTTTAGGAGACGCTCTTGCGGAAGTTATGAAGCCAATTGAAGTAATTGCATATTCGCCAAGTGAATTTGAAATGAAAAAAAATGTTAAAACAAGTTTTTTACATCATATCTTAGCAAAAACTGATACAAAAAAAATTATTCAAAAGCAATAA